The sequence CAAAGAGAAACAGAAAGAGATTATATTATTTCTATTCTCAAAAAGACAGCCGGCCGGATCCGTGGCGCCAATGGAGCTGCGGAATTGTTGAATATTAAACCTACCACCCTGGAATCAAAAATGGAAAAGTTAAACATCAAAAGAGACGATTTTATCGGTTCAACCAGCGACCTATAGATTGTAAGACTCCGATATTTCCGGGGGCTACACGGCCAGCCTCCGATTTTTTCGGATCGCTTGCTACTTTTTTCCTGTAGGCCTCCATGACAGCATTCCTAAAGATCATTGTTCATCAATGAATTGCAGCACCCGTTTATTTTAGTTCCCCGTTTATTATTAACTGGCACGCCAATAGCTGGCCCTGCCTGCAACAGCATTAGTCCTTCCTGCCGGGCTATTTGTATGGATCCTAAAATAAACCTTATATGTTGAACCTGGAATGGCTTCGCACTTTTAAAGCAATTTACGAGACCGGCAACCTGACCGCCGCCGCACAAACGCTCTTTATTTCGCAGCCAGGTGCAAGCCTTCATTTAAACTCCCTGGAAACGTATACAGGGTACCCTTTGTTCATGCGTGAAACACGGAAGATGACACCCACCGAGCGAGGCATTATACTTTATAATTGCATCCTGGATTCCCTGAATAAGTTGGAGGAAGCTGAACAATCATTTTTCCGGAATTCCAAAGTGAATAAGCCAACGATCAGTGTGGGCATGGGGGTTGAAACGTTTGAGTATACCCTGGAAGAGCACCTGGCCACCTTGCCTTTCAACCTGATCGTACGATTTGACCGGTACCTCACGCTATTGCACGACCTGGATACGGGTAAACTGGACCTGATCGTGACGCCCCAAAAGGGTTTGCAAGCTAACCTGGAATATACACCGTTTATGCGCGAACGGATGGTTTTGGTCTGTGGCAGTCATACGGATTCCGGACCGTTGGACCAACTGGTTATGACCAATGACAGACCCGCCATCCGGCAATGGTTGAAGCAGCAGGTATGGTATACTATGGGTGCAGATATGGAACACCTCAAAAATTTCTGGTTGGCCAACTTCGATTGCCTACCGGACCTGCATCCCAATTATGTGGTCCCTCACTTCTCTTCTATCCTTCGCTGCCTGAGCAATGGTAAGGGCCTGGCCGTCATGCCGGATTTCCTTTGCAGGAGGGCGATCGACCATCAAACGATCAGGCTTGCCTGGGAGGGAAGTTCGCCGGTAGAAAGCATGTTGTATTTCTGCAAACGGAAGAAGACGATTTTCAGGGAGGAGATTCGTCAACTGGAAGCGTTGTTGGTTAAGGACCAGGTGTGATGAGCGCCGGGGGGCATTTTTAGGTCCCGCTTCGCGGTAAAAGATGTTGACCCCGTTGATGTCAATGAAGTGATAGGTAGTTTTCTTAAACTGTCTGCAAGGAGTGGTGATACCGTTTCCCATCTCATGATCCCTGTGCGTATTTATTATGCTGATTAGCAGACAGCGCAGCATTTACAGTATATTCTCCATAGAAATGCATGATCTCGGCTTTCTCCTGGTCGTTTCCCCGTTCGAATACACGTTGAATAACGGCTTCTTTCTGGTTGAGCCAATCAATCGAGTTTATATCTGTATCCCAGAAAAGGCTTTTGCGGAACATGTTAAGATCTGGGTGGTGTTCTTTGCCCTGTTTTTGTTTGATCTCTTTGATATCATA comes from Paraflavitalea devenefica and encodes:
- a CDS encoding LysR family transcriptional regulator; translated protein: MLNLEWLRTFKAIYETGNLTAAAQTLFISQPGASLHLNSLETYTGYPLFMRETRKMTPTERGIILYNCILDSLNKLEEAEQSFFRNSKVNKPTISVGMGVETFEYTLEEHLATLPFNLIVRFDRYLTLLHDLDTGKLDLIVTPQKGLQANLEYTPFMRERMVLVCGSHTDSGPLDQLVMTNDRPAIRQWLKQQVWYTMGADMEHLKNFWLANFDCLPDLHPNYVVPHFSSILRCLSNGKGLAVMPDFLCRRAIDHQTIRLAWEGSSPVESMLYFCKRKKTIFREEIRQLEALLVKDQV
- a CDS encoding helix-turn-helix transcriptional regulator translates to MTMQDINLLKGIHPGIILERELKKRNIRKGLFAMSINEYPTIIGDITKGRRKMNTDLALRIEHALGIEEGFFMILQIHYDIKEIKQKQGKEHHPDLNMFRKSLFWDTDINSIDWLNQKEAVIQRVFERGNDQEKAEIMHFYGEYTVNAALSANQHNKYAQGS